CTTTCTGTTACCTGTAAAGAAACCATAAACCTCCCCTGGACTGACTTAAGCAGTGCTGACAAGCAGAGAGGTCTGTGTGGCAGCCAGCTCGATCCTGCATGGTGCATAGGTGGCAATGGCTCTTGAAGAAGGGTATTCGGTGTCTAAGTAACATCATTTTAAAGATATGGGTATATGTCACCTAGAAGGAACATAAATAACTTTCCCATAATTTCTGATTGAAAGTATTTCCATGGCTGGATGTTGATTGAAATGAAGAAGAGAATTTGGTTGCTCCTCTTTGCCACGCTCAGAAGAGCTTCCAAAAGCACAGTTGGGATCCTAAACGTGAGGTACCTGGacagtgcttttgttttaagatgCTAACTAAAACGGTTGCTTCTGCTAAAACAAGATTTCTAAATGTGGTTACTTTTCAAATATTGTACCCTTTCATGGTTCTCAAAACTTGCTGCTGCCTAAAAGTTACACTAGTAGAATTTGGATGTTGGTGCAGCATGCAGGTTGGGTTGAGCAGCTAATCTGGGTGGATGGATGGctgatgcttttgttttcacagagtACCAGGGTTAAAACGCTGTTTTCATCCCTCCACCCCCCTCAGTAAGCATGCATGCTCTCATTTCTGCAAATCTAAAAGCTTCTGGTGCATTTGAAAGGCCAGAGGAAATGCAGGTAGATGCATGATTTTGTAACTGTGGTTTGAATGACTTTGGTAGCTTACCTCTTCAAACCAGGCTATGGGCTaaactttgttttgaaagcaatGTTAATACCCATTGAGCAGTGGTTTTGAACGTTACTGACTCAAGCCACTTTGGGATTAGCAGTGCTAACTGTTCTTGGATCTTATTTTCCTAGACTCTGGTTTATCTTTTGCAGTTCATGCTGCCTTATCAGTATTAACGTGACAGCATTGATTGTAGGTATATGTCAGAATTTCTGCAAGAAGACTTCTTTCAACCACCTCTGGTTTAAATAAACAGATGCCTCTGTACCACGCTTCTGTACAGCAATAAACTGGCCACTTTTCACAGTTATCTGCAACATCCTGCATCGCCTGCAAAACGTTCCTGATAAGGAGCACAGGGAAGCATCCTGGAGCTGCTCTTTCTGATGCAGACCTTGCTGAAACCTTTTGGAAACCCTTCAGTTTTTCTCTACTGCTCTTTTTCGGATAAAGGGTTcgttttggtggtgtttttttcccccggCCCCAGGATGTGTTTCTACCAGCCAGCTGTCGTCTTCCTCCCTTTGAAGTCCGCTTTACATCCTGCTGGGTGTCACAGCATTGCTttcaaaaaggcattttgttgttgtgtttatACACATCGTCGTTGTTCAGAAAAGCACTTTGCTACTGGCACTGATGGAAGACTGCAAGAGCTCCCTGATGGACATCACCGGCACCACCACCAGGCTTCCACAAGGACACATGCGCGTGGCCTCACAGAGCTCTTCCCCATCCTCTGTCCCTTGTCGGCGTGCGTTCACTCGTCAGGAACCTCCCACAAAGACTGGTGTGGAGAACCTGCCCCATCGCTCCTTTGTGCTGGATGATGCCTGCTTAGCGTGGACTGCCACTCGGGCAGGTCAGCGGTGGGCCTTCTGCTGCCAAGGGAGGCTTACGCAGCTCCTCGGGTCCCACATGTGCCCAAGATGGAGGCGTCCCCTCCGTGCACCAcacaagctgctttccagcctgtGCTCGCATGTGGGCCCCTCGCTCACGGTGACAGGTAAGCCTGCACGCTGGTAACAGGGCAAGGACGGGCTGACAGCGAGCAGGCAGCAACCGGCCTGGTCTGCCTCGAGCTGGCTGTGGAGATGCTCATGTCCTTCAGCGGGTTTGTTGGGCTTCAGCTCAGAAGTCTCACGAAAAGTCACCTTTTCCAAGTGCGGCATGCTTCAGTGTTGGCAGCAGAACTGACCTTTTCCTGCCGTTGGACACCGTCATACCAATGTCAACCTTCGTGCTGAATTTCTTGGCCCAGGCCGCTCCTGGCCCAAGCCACGTTCCTGGAGCCAGCgtgccacctcctgccccagcagctgacAGCAAAAATACAGGTCAGACACAGCCCTGCCATCTCCTCAGGTCTCGGACACAGGGTTTGATGCATGTGGGAAGCCAGCCCTCAAGGATACAGCATTACCCAGTGAGATCATTTTTAGCTGACGGCACTTTATGTGCGGGGCCCAGCCAAGAGCTGAACCAAGTGACAAACGTACAGAGACTGAGCATGAGCTGCTCCAAGGCCAAGGTATCCAAGAGGTCATGGCCCATCTGAACCAAAGGTGAAACGATCAGGAATTGGGGCTGGAGATTTACTTCAGGATCATGGCTTCAGGAAAGCGGCGGGGAGCAAACCTACCTGATCACAAGGACATCTTTTTGTCATTTGGGAACTCCACGCAGGAAGCTTCTCCACTGCAGACTGCCATCGCACCTAGCATCCTGCTGCTAGTAGAAAACCCATCgcaggttttaaaaataaaccccatGCTTGGGGTCAGCAAACTTCTCCAGAGAAACCTCTAGCATTAGGAATGGCTACTGTAGAGCGGCTAGCCCgaggacagagcagcagcacgctGGTGCAGCTGAGGACAATATTTGCATCCATTTATATTCGTGTCACAGTGTGGCCTTCCTGCCAACCGCTGCTCGATATTCCAGTTGGAGAACCTATGgatcaactttatttttaaaagtttgacGTTGCTCTCCGCAGCAAAAAAGTGATTGAAAAACGTGGCCAGAGGAAAGTGCTGtttcccttatttatttttctattatttctgtaCCTTCTCACCTGCTGTATCATCGAGTTCAGCTATCATCTCAGAAACTGTCACACTTTGTTCTGTGTAACTGCCTGCGATGAAGACTGCGGAATAAAGACATGGCAGGTGCTTGTGGCACTTAAGTGCTGGAGTAGCTGCCatggtgggtgctgctgggtaATAATCAAACCCGGTTTGTGAAGTGAGTGCATTTCTTGGATCTTTTCTGCAGTCCTGTTGAAGAGGACACTTCTCAGGGCTACCTTACGAAGGCCAATACCTTCCTGCTAAAAGCAATTCCTGCCCAAAGTCATTTGACAGCCTGCATTTGTTTTACCTGCCTTCAGATATCGACAAATGACCCCAAGGTTGTACAGTTGCTGGATTTGGGTCTCAGGCCAGCTATGGGGGTACACTGCCTTAGAGGGGACAGCTGGCAGGGGGCCAGCAACGTGCCCCCCACCCGCCAGCCCCCCTCTAGACATCGCACCTTGCACATTGCTCAGCACTAATCTGCTGCAGCACTCCTGCAACAAATCTCCCTGGGGCAGATAATCCCATCGCAAGCTGTCCCTTCCACCCCTGGAGGGACCCGAACTAGGTCAGATGGgttgctatatatatatatatttaataatatatatttttttctagtatgCTAATTggatattgtatttttattttatttattctttattttttaaatggtgtttatactttttacttttaattttttacttttatcttatctttcttctttctactacttccttttctctttcctttctactttttatctaatttttaatttgtgctatttcttcttcctactactacttctttcttcttgccttcattttttctttctcccttttctcccttattttcttttttatttcttctttcatcttctcttctcttctcctttttctactttcttttctttcttttctcccttttttctcctcttttctatttctcttttctccattcttttctctttcctcctttttcttctcttttctttctttcttctcttttctttctctttcttttatttattttctctttccttcctcctttctctctcctttccttccttctttcttttctgattttctcctttttctcctttctttttgttctctatttcgtctcttttctattttttattattattttctcttttttcgccttttctcatttcttttttctttccttctttttcttctttttctttccttcctcctttcttttcttctcctttcttttctcctttcttctttttgttctctattttgtctctttcctctttcctttctgttctctttttctcccttttttttcatgtcttttctctttcagtctttttcttctttcttttctctttccgtctttttcttctttcttttctctttccgtcctcctttcttttcttctccttttttcttcttcttcctttctcttcccccctctcccctcccacgTTTCTCTCTCACCCTTTTCACTCCgttccttctctcccttcccgTTCCCGCCCTCCTCCCGTTACTCCCCCgccacccccacccctccgctcccctctcCTGGCGGAGGCGTGCCgggggccgtgccgggggccgtgccgggggccgtgccgggggccGTGCCCGTgccgtgcggggccgggggcgggcggcggggccgggcagaGCCGCCCCCGATGGCCGCGGCGCGGCGGGCGGCAGGCGGCAGGCGGGGGGGGCGATGGCTCGGAGCCGGGCGGCGCACACGGAGTACACGGAGGCGGAGGACAAGAGCATGCGGCTGGGCTTCCTGCTCATCGCCGCCGGGCTGCTCtcgctgctggggctgggctgctgctggctgcgcCCGGCGCTGCaggagcggggcggcggcggcgccgccaACTGCACGGTGCTGGCGGTGCGGCAGCTGGGCGAGCGCTTCGCCTGCACCTTCTCCTGCGGGGCCGCCTGCCGCGGCACGGCCCGCTACCCCTGCCTGCAGGTGCTGGTGCGCACCTCCCGCTCCGCCGCCCCCGCGCTGCTCCACGAAGACGAGCGGCAGCTCCGCTCCAACCCCAAGGTGAGCCCCGAGCCACGGGGACCCCCCTCGCCGCGGCGTTGGGGGGAGCCCGGTGGGTCCTGGTGACGGGGGGGAGGTCGCGGGGTGGCCCTCGGGGCTGTCCCGGAGCTGTTACTCAGCAAAAAGTGGGTGTGTGCGTGTATATGTGTTCTTATCTATCCATATAAGTGTGTGTGGGCACGGGTACGTGTTCATATCTATCTATATAGGTGTGTATGTGCACGTATATATGTTCATATCTATATAAGTgtgtatatgcacatatatatgcatgtctATAGGTGTGTACGTGCACATACATGCTCACATCTATCTATATAAGCAtctatgtgcacacacacacatatatatacgtaCTCTCACACGTCTTGACCCGTGGCCCCAAAACCCAGGGCAGGCGCTGCGCTGAAGCCAaacttccctccctgctcctttcGTCCTCAAACTTCTGCACCGCGCAGAGGGAAACGGACCGGGAAGAAGTTGTAGATTCCAGCGAGCCCCGACGGCGTGAAGGCGATGCgtgctgcttctttctgtctttagaGGCGGTAACTTCATCCTGCTCTCTCCTTTTAACACCGAGTAAAATCTCTCTTGGCAGCTTTCTGCCTGGGCGGAGGAGATTTTGCTAAGTAGTTcccagaaaatcagaaaatcccTGTCCCGAGAAGCACCCAAGCCCAGTTGCAATACCAGAGAAGCAGATTTTGGATCTCCCAAGAGATGTGGTCATGGAGCAGTGGGCTGACCCCCATGCAGGAGCCATGGGGGGAGTGGGCTCACGTGTCGAGGCTGGGACACCCAACCTCACAGCCTCCTCAGCCCTGGTCACACCTGCGTGGCCCTTGGAAGACAGATTAAGTCAGCTCAGGGGCTGCgtgttgcttttttccccacgTTCAGAAGTCAGCAGGGCGGGAAGCAGGACGGTAAATCTGACAGGATTTGGATTAAGCTGTTGGCACGGCTCAGACGCGATGAGCGATgaggctgcagtgctggatGGCAGCGAAGCGTTGGCCCGTGAGGGAGCTTTGCAAACTTTGCCTTTCCCCCGGGCTGGGGCCATCAGCAACGTgcagggacaaaaaaaaaaactggtggTGTGGGGCAGAGATGCTGCATGGCCACAGAGGGTGCAGCATCCAGCAGGGATGGGTGCGGGGTGCCCGGGCTGAgcatctcctgcagcacccGTGGGTCCGGCAGGGGCTTTCAAGTGGTTCAAGggttttgtttggcttttacTTCTTGATCCTGTCTTCTCCTGCCTTTCTGGAAGTCTGGTGGGACAGTGCGGGCACCTGGGCTGCAGTTTCTGCAGGGAGCACCCAGAGGCTCCGAAGCGATGCCTGGAGCTCATTAGCCTGCTTGTACACAACAATTAACAAGCAAGGAGCTTGTTTAATACCAATAAAAAACAAGAATCAAAGTTGTTTAGCTCTCATTAGGAACTTAAATCCTTTTAAACCAAGTGAAGTATGTGTAGCTGgtgctttggttttctttctttccctcgGTTTAGTGTCTGCCTAGCCGGGCACTGAGagtctcctttttatttttgtcccagGGTCTCACTGTCTTCAAGAGCTTTCGGGATTTTATGCTAAAACAGATTAGTCATAGCGACAGGGCAGGAATCTGATGGATTTAATGAGCTGGGTCCGGTACGTACTTATGAATGAGCGCTTGAGGAGCCTTTTAACCCTGCCTGTTTCCCTCACCTTCCCGTAACACCTGCTGGTGTTGGTGTGATTAGACATACAGCGGGCTGATCGGCTCCTaactataaggaaaaaaaaatatttgaacaatTTTGTTGTGGAGGGTCGTAGGATTTTCCGTTCTgttcagctgcttctgctccagGGGTGGCTCTTTGTGCATATTTCAGGCCCCTCGCAACACGCAACTGTACTGCATCAGCTGCCAGCTTCACTCCACCAAAAAAACCCACTGTATCAGACtaaaattattccattttccGTAATGGAGTGGGCTGGTGTATAAACATACAGTGGTTAGGAATCTGTCTATTCCAGTGAGGTCTAGCtgcaggaaaatactttttttttttttttttttttcctcttgtgtcCTAAGACGATCACATCGCTGTACAGCCCAGGATTCATTTAGCTCTTAAAAGATTATGTAGCTGGGTCAGAGTTAATCcagaaatgtatataaaaagCGCTGCACACGATTACGTTTGTGTTCAGTCTGAGTGATttgtggatttctttttttttttttttttgtctcagagGAAGAAATTTCAGCAGGGCCACGGTAGCCTTTCTTCAGCTGCGCAGATAGCAATAATCATTTCCGAGATAAGGCTTAGGGGGGATTAATTGCAAAGTCAATTCGCCGCTGTCGTTCTGGCCATGGAGCGAGATGGCAGCACGCACAGGGAGCACGGGGACCAGGCTGGGGGTTAGCTGGGTAAAGCTGTGCTGGAGCACGTCACCGCCACCAAGATCTGCTCTCTTGCTCTTCACACTTTTCGACTTAGACTGCAATACCTAGGCCTTGTAGGATTAGAGTTTTCAGCCTGCCGGTGCGAGGGTCACGGCGAGATTCCTGGGTCCAAATGGCCTCTGTCTTGCCCAGAGGGGTCTTCCTAAACTCTGTCGTTTTGTGTGGCTCTTCTCGAGGGCACGGTGTGGGCTGCAGAGACTTGTCTGCAAGCCAGCACGCCCTGCTGCTCGATCTTCAGGTCTCACGTGGGGTCTGCTTGCTGGGTTTGTCTGGTGAAAGCCAGGCGGGACCCCCGGCACCGTGAGCTGTGGggacttatttttctgtgcttatgGATGAGCCCCTGCTCATctcccactgctgctcctcACCAGCAGGATGGTCACGACAGCGCTTCCTTGCTCCCAGGTAACCCAGAAACGTGTGGAGATACTTGCACGGCAAGTCAGGAGAAGCTCATACGCTGCCTGGAGATGAGGAGTCAGACGATGTTAGGTTTAGTGGTGTGTTGTACTTTTTCAACAATACTTACCTAGAGTGTCTTTATGCAAGCAGGTGAATTAGGGGCTAATTATCACCCTGCTATAGAGTGGCTGAAGGGGGAGGTCATCGTGTTGGCTTCATgcctgtgtttgctttctttactgaaagggttgtgaggcattgggaAGGCTGcgcagggaagtggtggagtcaccatccctggaggtcttcacAAAGCCTGCGGGTGTAGAACTTAGAGCACGGTTTGGTGGTGGACTGTAGTACTAGGTTaagggttggactagatgatcttagaggtctttttcaaccttgGAAAGGTTGCTTTTTAGTGCCATATGTTTGTCTTTTGCTGCATTGACTTGCTTTTACCTTGGGCCCTAATGCCTGTTTGCAGTTCagattttcttgtccttttcatGCAGTCAGTGTCTTCCAGGCTTGAGACAGCTCCCCTCAGAACTTACCAAGTCTGCcttcttttccataaaaatgttactgaattAGGTAAGAGttaatttttgaaaagcttGAAATGCAAACTGGAAGCTAAACGAGCACTCACACCTCTGTCCCTCCTCTGTGGTATGCTCCAATGAAGCAGTCAAAATAACCAAGAGCCTTTCAGGCACCTGCAGGGACACCGGAGGGTGAGCACCTAGCAGCAAACACATGGCAGATACAAAGCTCACAAAAGCCTTGGTGTGAAGGTGTATTAGCTGCTCTCTGACACAGGTACTGAATTGAACCCTGAGTCATCTGTCTAAACAGCGGCTTTGATTGAAGAGAGAATATTATTAGCCTGGTCCTGATTTTGAGCTGTGTCATTGGGACTGCATTTGAATTGCATAATAATATTATTGTGGTGTAGGAGGTGCACTGTGTACCAATAGGTCCTCTGAAAAGGTCTCCACACTGTTAGGCTGCGACACCCAGAATAAACCTAAGTGCTGTTCTCCAACTTGTTTGTAACTGGTTTAAGAAAATACACCAAAATAGTAAAAGGCGGGACACTTCCACTGAAAATGGATGTTGCTGCTTGAACTGGAGTTAAGCACAAGGCATCCTCGCTTGCTTTCAGACGCTTGatgtttatttatgttttgaTGGAAGGATTTCATACCGTGTATTGTGGGGAAGGACCGTAGAATTAACCTTTCAGAAACCGCCTGTTGCCAGAGCAGGAGGTCATCCCCCCTTCATCCACCAAATCACGGCAGGGGAGGTTGCCAGGTTATGATTCCCTTCTAACCACATGCTGACTGTGCTTTGGAGGGGGATGCAGAGTGCCCAAGAAGTGTGCTTGGGAggctgagaaataaaagctcCACCACCTACATGGATCAGAAGGAGCCAAAATGAACATCAGGTTAGTGGGAACCATTCTGGGGAGGCAAACCAGCTCCGGTGTCTGTGCAGCAGGTGACAAATCCAGGCTGGAGTTGGACCTAAGGTGTTGACCATGGCTCAAGGCCCTTGTCAGGTTAAGGAGCTGCTTCAGGGAGACCTGTAGGATTCATATGGTGACAGTTTTTCCTCAGGTAGGGACTGCTCCTTTCTTTGAGACGGCCAGTCCTTGACAGGTTCAAGCACTGAGGTCCCAATGATTTATGGCAAGTCCCCGTgtgtttcctttgtgtttttcccATGAAGATAGTTGTTCCTGTAGTTGTTCCTAAGCCTGAAATTCAGAATGGGAATAAAACAGTTCACCAGGTCATGAACTTTGTGGAGCATTCACATGCCATTTGGGGGGACGTGGAAGGTCTCTGAAGGATCCGGCTAAGGTTTTGCCAGCAGAGAAGTGGTAGTCTTGCTGCCCATGCCTCATTATGTGGGGGTAAGTTAAGCTGTGTTTCTCTGTTTGTAGTGCTTTCTTGTATGGATGCCTAGCAGTGACAGGAGGAAGTGTGCTTGGACAGCGACACCCTAATACTTCCAGCACTGGATTCAGCTGACCAATTGCCTCTTCGTGTTGAATTCCCGgtggctgggagggaaggaCGGTGTGTCAAAGACAcctggtcctgggcagcctgctctgggtggccctgcccGAGCcggggttggaccagatgggCTCCAAAAGGCCTTGCCAactcaaccattctgtggttctgtgaaagTTGAGACTCAGAATCAAGGTGTGTGGGTTATGTGCCACCCAGAGCTGCATCTCTGAAAGCCCACATGTGCCGAGGTAGGGGAGAGACTGCCCTTGATCTCCTTGGGCTTTGAACATATGTCTGAGGCTGGGATCTGCACCCAGCGTGCTGCACGCTCAGCTTTTGTTGGCTTCTGTACAGAAGAAGCAGACACTGAACCTTTCTGCTGAACTGGGGCTTTGAACAGTCTGTGCTTGTTACCCGTGTTGTGACAGTGGCAGAATAAGTGTCTTGTGCCAACAGATATCAACTAGATATCTGATATCCCATCATCTGGGATTTGCTGGGAAATCTTATTTATTAGCACGGTGCTAGTCAAAACTGGTGGTTGTGTGTCCCACTGCAAACAGGAAGCGCTCCAAACCCAGTCCAGGCAGCTGGTAGGAGcacttcaaaattaaatgattgCTCTTACATTCATCAtgcaaaaataaggaaaaccaACCAGCACGTCAGGTGTTAGGGGCAGGTTGGTTTGATAACAGAACAAAATGCGATAAAGCCGCTATTTTGTTTGTGAACGCAGGCATATTCTTTTCTGGTACCTGCAGGATGTAACTAGCAATTCAAGTcaaattttggttttgtttctttagagCTTGTACTAATTCTTCTTTACCCGGTTAGATAATTATGGTATTAATGAGGAAAATTCAGAGAAAGTGGTGCATCGTTGTTGAGCGCAGAAGTAACTGTGTGTTTCCACATGTGTTGGCAGTGTTCGTACATCCCTCCCTGCGCCAGAGACGATCAGGAGAACTCTGAGAATGTCACGTACAAGCAGAAATACTGGAAAGAG
The nucleotide sequence above comes from Oxyura jamaicensis isolate SHBP4307 breed ruddy duck chromosome 1, BPBGC_Ojam_1.0, whole genome shotgun sequence. Encoded proteins:
- the KCNMB4 gene encoding calcium-activated potassium channel subunit beta-4, with the protein product MARSRAAHTEYTEAEDKSMRLGFLLIAAGLLSLLGLGCCWLRPALQERGGGGAANCTVLAVRQLGERFACTFSCGAACRGTARYPCLQVLVRTSRSAAPALLHEDERQLRSNPKCSYIPPCARDDQENSENVTYKQKYWKEKVGSQPFTCYFNQHLRPDDVMLKRTHDETVLLHCFLWPLVTFLVGVLIVVLTACARSLAVRAEAIKKKKHL